Below is a genomic region from Argiope bruennichi chromosome 3, qqArgBrue1.1, whole genome shotgun sequence.
TTTCTCTATACTTCCTTAAAactaaagatagaaaaataaaccaaattaatgTCTCATTAAGAtgaataactttaatattaaagtttttttaggtAACTGCTGTTACTCAGATGTTAGAGtctaaaatgtgattttcaacagcaattatttatattgccagtttttaaaattatatatatatatatatatatatatatatatatatatatatatatatatatatatatatatatatatatatatatatataaacttctacactactttcttttctttgaaactgCTTAAATACACACAGACTAAAGTTTAATGGCATAAAGAAAACTGATTTAAAGAACAAAGGAGTAGAAAGATTTATATGCAACATTctgcaaaaattatgaatttaaaaaattccatagtttaacatgttttaattcatttaaattattttattataaattttatcttcaaaataaaagtgTAAGTATGCTCTTTTTATCTTCATCTCATCATTTAATATAAACCAAATTACtttgtaaaattgattttcttcatGACAATGTACATAAAAGTGAAACATTACATACTGATCACAAAATCTCCTTAATCATTAGAACCAGACATTAATAATTTGTTAGGTGATTGTTTCTTCTTTAAATGTCATTAaatactgttgggaaaaaaatttccagccaaagaaaataattatcataaaactaTCAATATTCCAAAACAAACGACTCCTACAAATGATCAAATTAATGGtccagataaaataataatatatttagcagATGTTTTCATCAGCAGATCATATATTTAGTGAACAAAACATATATATGCTTCAattcacttaaattatttttctatgttccACATGAAATATTCATAGACCAATGCTCTTGGTATCTGTATGGTTGTAGATTATAAAGATTTTCTAATGGCCAAAAGTTACaattatttgtctttaaatttcaACTGATGAAGATTTTCTTAAGTTCCTACTATCTGGAAcctttttacatgaaatttatatacaatatttgagtggaaacattttaatttctggaaaatgatatatattgttGATgcagtagcttttttttttttaaatatgagatatatgttaaaataattttgcacatatttcaacattttaaatatactgaATCTTTAgagattgtaatttttaatgaatttctcaacaaaagaaatgaatgtattattaatttaattataatatactaccacagttttatttatttttgaatgttaccTTACATGTAACCATCCCATTATGAACTTCtcaaaatggaattcaaaatttagtttaagtatttattttcagtttttaggaattccattattttgtgcattaaaaaaaaattatttttctttccataaaattAAGCATCTAATATACTTAACAGCAAACATACCAAGATATTTTTACACTTGCTTTTCAATGGTAAGTATGCTTGCCACTTCTAGTTGgccaaaattttgatgttttataatatgattagcagaataaatgcaaaaaaaacatACGGGGATACCCTAAACTTATGCTctgtaaagattttattaaaatgactaAAACACAAGACATAAATCTtatctaaacaaataatttagtattgaaaGTCTTTCCAAAAAAGTAGTAATATCTCCTTATaccaaatattctaaataaatctaTATCTTTGAACACATTAATGTATAATAACAATTTGCATTAAGAACATTTTAGAGATCACAGAATTCAgttgttaaaaatcatttaaaatagtgatattcaaagttTCTCAATTTAGTCAGTTTTAATAGCAGAAGaatgtaatttctttctttctttaaaaaaaactaaattttagtatgtcaagaatattttactaaatgtggcaaaagaaaaagtttagatttcttaattttctacAGTATAACAATTATTGACTgaaacatcataaaatataatatttcatttaaagaatttttgcaactggaaatatatttatcattaatgtttttaaaaagagctATTGGACCATGGTTAGAATAGAcattctatatataattttgcatagCACAGACTAGATTTCGTAAATGTATGGTATTcacaacaaaacaaaaacaggtaaataataaagttttaataaaaaggaattaaaactataatgcatattttgccttgtttatcttttttaagtttatatgtgtgtgttatcatttttatactcaaatataagtttacagaatttttaacagTGGAATTAATCTGAATTGTATTTAATTGACAATTATATAACAACTTGGCTTCAATTTtaaaggaatacattttttacagaataataaatatataatataaaatgtatttgatattcattattatgtaaaaaggaatatgcatgataaaataaaaagagatatgTCTGTATCTAACAATCAGTTTAATACTCACTTCTATAGTAGTACTTTTATGTAAGCTATATACAGTATGCCGAGCAAGTCTTAGAGCTGTCTGTAGAAACATTATATCAATGCCTAGAAaggtatacaaaaataaaaagttaaaattatgatatttttataaattgaatttatttttaaaattaaaaaaaatatatgattatcaCTCACTTTCTACTTTTAAATCTCAACAGTTTATATCAATCTGTTTACTTCCAGTATCTTTTCTTATAATCAGaataagctttttttaataatcatagtTCTAAGAGATGCAATTTTTTTAGTCAAGAAAACAGCATTgatcatataattaaattctgatgCTGCtagtaaaaaagttaaaatccCTATTTGCATGCTGTTCATGAAGGAGGATCTCACCTTTGTTATGTTTAGTTCCAAATGGAGGATTTAAAATGACAGTGTCAAATGTTTTTTGCCACTTGGATACACTTAAATCTTGGACATCACAcagaatgaaatcaatatttttcagcTCCATGTCTTCTTTGTTCCTTTGAGCAATTTCCAATGCATTTGGATCAATGTCGAACCCAACGCACATTCTAAGAGATCCAAATTaacagaatattaatataaaattacatctcTTTTTTATAAGCTAAGAATAAGTAGTTTATAGCATACAATAAAGCAAGCAGATTTTCAGTACAtagatgaaaattgaaataacattaatagactttttttttttttttttttagttacgaattctttaaaattgctttaCATCATGAAATCCAAAGAAGTAAGAagattgaaagtaaaatttcataaacaaacaaacaaacaaaaaaagcttatttggtatttttgacaattaatgaaaatcattaattgtcatatttctcattgaaaattacagtaataaaacacatttgattttcaaatttaatacgaATGACAACACAACAGTTCCGAGATAAATTTATGACAGAAGAAAACAAATAATGCAGGTTATACAAATGATTATGAATTTCACAACCAAAggaactaaattttgaattataccagcagtttaaatatatttataagaatttgaaaaaaaaaagaaaaaaaaacaggaacAGTTGAATTCTGGCATATGAAATTATCAATATGTGATGATTATtagaatgaaattcataaaacatGATACAGAATAAAACTATTATCCCGTTtccaaaagaaagttttaatacagttaaaatattcttacaagtcaaatatattaaatttatatattaataatatcagGAAACTCGCAACATTTTACTTATACTAATATTTAcctgattcaatttttaaaaaattgtcttttattcaAGAATACTAATTAATACTATGATCCATCAAAATAGTCCTGAAAAAAATGACCCAAACCAAATAGTCTGAattctaattttgtaaaatattaaaaagcatattgaagaaatgcataaatttttattaatataccagTACAAAACTTACATTTCAAGATTATATGAAATACACAAAGAATGGAATAGTGTGAATACAGACTTCCTATCTGAGCGTTATTTCCCATTATTGCTTTCAAGTGGCAAGctgtacatatttaattttatttttatctagatAGCATGTACCAGAAGCAGGCAGATTATGTAAATTTCCACTATatcccattttttttcaaaaatagatgatAAATTCATAGATGAATggataagtttgaaaaataatccaAAACTAAATAGCACCAAAAAAAACTTTCATGAGCAAAAGCTAATGCTTATATAATATACACAAGTGAATTTACATCTTTTACACATAAAGAAATTATTGCtgagaattataaaaaagtaaataattttattgcaggTAATAAGTCATAACAATTCAcaccagatagataaaattatttagattatttttatatgattttgcaAGTGAAACCTGCAATTAAATTCACTCTGAATTTATCAGTTTAGATGGAGAATGAAccataaaatggataaaattgcattgcaaaaagaaaaagatctGTACTGAAAAATTTTCAGCAGCATAATAAGACAAGAAAAAAACATACAAGTAATAGTAATAATGGCCTGTAAAATATTAGTAGgaatttatctaaatatgaaGCATTGGGTTTTTTTGCTGGAagtttatattgttttgaatatcaatgtattaataaaagtataaatatggttttaattatttaaaatttaaatttggttattttaCCAGAGTTATTTGGGATTCTTATTGTTTGGATGTTTGTCAGggtactatttattttttaaaaaatcaaagataacataacaatattttttttaaaaaataagacgagataaaattaaattgaaaagtaattaaaacattcATATCAGTTATTCAACCTActacattttaaacagaaaacatACATGtctaagaacaaaaataaaagaatttttcttttaaatttgagttaGGCAATTAAAATACTCCAAGAATAAGAAATGATAATCttgtaagaaattttatcatttatactgtaaaacattcattttcattaattaatctatcttataaaatatttcatttagtaataatagtaataattttagaggtattttttcttttcaaattaaaaaaaataataataacatttagtaatgtttattttattttttttttcttcaaataaataaggaaataattatttcttcacatttatatataatcttttatatatagcAGATATTGTATAAATGAAGATAAGGGATACAGCAAaagtaactgaaaatatttattcaaacttaAATTGAAGTTAATGCAAAAtcctattttcaaatataaaatgcaatatataaacggtgtaattaagaataaaactaaattgagaaaaaacaacataaatgtaaaatgcacatacagtataattttaaaatccaagcAATTCCATTCTTACATATAGGAATAATGCatgaattgtgtttattttttgtttgtttaattttattttaatattctgatttctttttttaagtataacaACTCAAAACTTCACACCATTCATTTCAATTTCCATCGCTCTCAgtgttttttcatatattaatagcAAGAATTTTGTTTAGCtctttcacattttgatagttaTTTAGAGATAATAAATGGCTAGTAACAAATAATCATTCAGTTTAAAAGGGGTAACCAatcttaaaatgtaaagattcgtcaCTTTCCCCCTCCAAAACTCTTTGTCATGTATTATGTATATTAGGttcatatttctgaattttgcaTTATAGCATGGATTTTTCAAATATGCTTAGACAATCAAACAGaagaatttatgtttaaatatcaataCTATATGGAATGTACTGAAAAGTTTCTTCTTCAATCTTACATCAATAATActcagtaattttataaaatatttttaatgaaaatatttgcaaaaaatgcaTTAGCATAACTCACGATGCCCCACAAATGGCAGCTGCAATAGTCAAAGTGCCACAGCCACAGCCGAGATCAGCCACCATCCTGTCTTCTACCTCCCCTGTATTTTCGGACATAATATGTAACATATGAGctacaaaagggaaaaaaacgtatgaaatgattgaaatatattttgaatccaaacagaaaaatgatatgaaatcaaaatcataatatttaaataaacatattagtAAGATCAAAATACTATGagacttgaataaatttaattactaattaaatgtagttttaaaaataaaactattaatatgttattacaaagaacatttaataacataaaatgttcAGCATCATAGTAATGTCTTGCTCTAACATGTCTTGTTTTTCTGAGTCAaacaggtaaataaaaaaaaataaaaaaattgaatacatcaGATTATATAAACTTAAAGCTTCAGTCTCAGTAAAAAGCTGTTTTCACATTTAGCTAGATTTGCCTGCgtacattaatcataaaaatttctgttttaaataaattattaattttaaatctgttaataAATTATCTGCATAAATTAATGATTCCAATAAAATTAGCTTCAAGCATTAACAATGAACTAGTAACTTCTTGATAAACTTTTCAGAGATAATTCtactttaaaattgttatataatttcatgtcaaattttccatttttattttaaacattttcaatttattaataaaaaactttgtccatttcataaaattatcaaaattttttaagaaaaacacgTAATTGAACCAAAATTTACAAGCTACATATCATCCATTATGGTTACTTTAGTGCAACACAGATTTTCAAAAGCACGGTCAAATATGATCTGAAACTGTTggttcattttcaaatttttaatgtagataaaaacagtaaattaataagaattttcttaacAATGGCTAAAATCAATACTTATTTTCAAGCATaattatttgacatatttaaaaataaatcaacaattttaataacatgcaTTTAATTCTTACAGAGAGTATGCATAAAAATCCTAACCCTGGTAACTGCAAAAAATTTCAGAGCTCAAAACCAAATACAAAAAATGatgttactttttttatacacaataactttaaaacaatCGAAAGTATACTATAGCCATCTGAATTCATACATCCAATATAAGTTTTCCGAATTTTTCCTGCCTAAATAGACATACTATTGGCCatatattctcaaaatttaattcctgtatacaacaatgaagaaattattatcaattaaagtGCGTTAATTTCAGGAATAAAAACAACAGTACATTATTAGTATCGCAGATTGTTAAATATCCTTACCAGCTATATGAGGAGGAGTTGGATATTGTTCCAAAGCAACATTTGGTTTTTCAAAGACATCTAATGTGTCAAgtatttgttgtaattttttaacctttttatgttgaaatttcaACATCTTAAATACGAGtaactatttctatttttaaacgaAAACCAGTTTGatttattctatgaaaattcgctttaaaacgataaattttatgaaacttttacaCCGAAAACTGTTTAATCCACAGAGAAAGTTTAAACTTTAAACAACGAAAACGGATTCTACAGATTTTCGAGAGTGGCGAGACTCGTTAACCCGAGAACGCTTCTTCCACTGAAGTCCAAAGGgaatggttggttggttggttgattggatttttttggcgcaagagccatgtttggctatgctgcgccaagcttATGGTAGATAAACACTATACTGCGCTAGTCatatggtattaaaaaatatgtcaagtACAATTcagacatacaatttaaaattacaaattctcgtgataaaatgaaagacaaattatGAATAGCATcagtattcttaaaaatgtaaattatatcccagaaaggaaaattttccaaaaatgttaaaagattaaaatatcaatgaaatttaaaaagtgaaaatgcaaATCTCGTAACATTAAAACAGatacaatatattacaaaatcaagttaaaaaatcattgtaatctttttattcgaggtttttttatgtatttgttatgGATAGGTGTATTTGaagattcattgtaaaattttttaagatcaaCCCATTGAACCGTACATTTTTGGGGACTAAGTCTAATGAAGCTGATGCATTAGAAGGCTGGGGATACACAAGTTTCCTTGCCAcagaatatgatatttttttttttttttactttgaactcttgaattttattttccattttccacTTATTGCACTCCTTGGAATCTGAGGTGTGGGGTTTATCACAATTAACACATTTGGGATCTGCATTGCATTCTGTACTCGAATGTCCGAATGATGCACAGCGGGAACAAGTCTGCTTACCTCGACAAGCGTTTTTAAAATGGCTGAACCTCTGTCAATTAAAACATCGTAAAGGAGTAGGAATATAAGGGCGAACCTTATATCGTGCATAGCCAGCAAGAATAGTTTTCGGAAGTTGAGGAGTACAAAAAGTTAAGATTATGTGCTTCGTTGGAATTAGTTGACCATTACGTTTTATTTTTGTTCGGAGGGCTTCACAAACTTTTTGGCTTTTAAGCTCACTTACAAGTTCAGACTCTGAAACAAATTCGAGGTCTAGTTCGGAAATAACACCACGgcaataatttaatgatttatgagcatatgtttccacaggaaattctcctaaatacttcaaatttttaattacagatatttgtgattttgtgactgcttCAATCAATAAATCTCCAGATTTAGTATCTTTGACTTCTCCAATGGTTGAGGCTATAAGTTTCTGAATCACAAAAGGCGAGACTTTATGAAAGGTTTTGTCAGTGTGTAAGATGATAAAAGGAGTATTTTCAGTAATCGAATATCCGGACAAAGACGTTTCGAAAAGACCCATGCAAAGTACAATTCATATTCGGGtttcgacggcaccgcccaccacggagcccaacaagggaaggcagccaccggctctaggcACCCCCAGCATCGGCGCTTACCCTGATGCTAATCGAAACCTATACGCTAAgagccacttccaggaacgtctaccacccttaacgcagagccccagaaggtgaccctttcgcttgatcccAAGCAGACTAACCACTCAGGTGGCCAGCTACCGACCGATTgttacaccggggaccacagtgcaccacccgtctaatgggtcgccacgcatgGCCAACACGTtaggtttttggctgtccatgagaaacAGGAAGCAAACAGaacggcgacagcttctcatggagagctctctcgcttgccgtcgagggatggaataAATAAGCAGACAGCAGGAGGCGTAGATGAgaataaacataaagggagtagagatccctgggtacctcggggtTGGGAagcccgtactcacctaaagaaggtgatcCCCTGAGGGTGAAGTCCAAAGGGAAGGGGTAGGAAGCATTAGAAGTGAAAGGCAGAGGAGACGAATCGGAAAATCTCAACTACTTTGGAGAGTCTCGAAGTTTAGTTTTCTCGTATTGCCTTTTACGCATGCGCACGAGAACATTGGAGTCCCGTTTCAGGGAACAAGCAAAGAATAAATTAGACAGCGCAATCTAGTGTCAATGAATTAAGAAGGTGAAAaacttttaactaattttgaaatgatgttaaCATCAGTTTGAACTAACTGATGTTAAGGAAAACGCTAGagctatttttcaataattgtcataattttttagtATTGCATGCAAAAATATGAGATAGATGTTTCCTTCTGAGGtcaaaaggaattaaattctacattaagtCAATGAGATTGTCGTAATTAAGGTTGGTGCATATTGTTGTTATTGCATTTATTGcaacgttttaaaaaaataattttatt
It encodes:
- the LOC129962575 gene encoding rRNA N6-adenosine-methyltransferase METTL5-like; translation: MLKFQHKKVKKLQQILDTLDVFEKPNVALEQYPTPPHIAAHMLHIMSENTGEVEDRMVADLGCGCGTLTIAAAICGASMCVGFDIDPNALEIAQRNKEDMELKNIDFILCDVQDLSVSKWQKTFDTVILNPPFGTKHNKGIDIMFLQTALRLARHTVYSLHKSTTIEYIGRKAKQWNVKMEPLYEMVFNISKSRTTHKKESQDIPVHLIRFTFPSVIKKS